One Nitrospirota bacterium genomic region harbors:
- a CDS encoding TetR/AcrR family transcriptional regulator, with protein sequence MVRHKIIQKYRISEILKAARKVIAKKGWEKATIEEIAEKAGVAKGTVYIYFKNKDELFSSALLDVMDRVIDAIEKEVNKNDAITKKLEAIVKIQLSFIEKERNFLRVFLAERPMTCIGSGDELNRLMYEKKEKLIEILSGIIKEGIKQGKFKRTEPRYVAYFLMDLIRGAAFYKLMNVSKEPTPYNLKSIINFYIRSLVSGR encoded by the coding sequence ATGGTACGACATAAGATAATTCAGAAATACCGCATAAGTGAAATACTTAAGGCTGCCCGTAAGGTCATAGCTAAAAAGGGCTGGGAAAAGGCTACCATTGAAGAGATAGCAGAGAAAGCTGGCGTAGCAAAGGGAACGGTCTATATCTATTTCAAGAACAAAGATGAACTCTTTTCATCAGCACTACTGGATGTAATGGACAGGGTGATAGATGCAATAGAGAAGGAAGTCAACAAAAATGATGCTATTACCAAGAAACTTGAGGCTATTGTAAAGATACAATTATCATTTATCGAGAAGGAGAGGAACTTTCTCAGGGTATTTCTGGCGGAACGACCTATGACATGTATTGGTTCAGGTGATGAATTAAACAGATTGATGTATGAGAAGAAAGAAAAACTCATAGAGATATTATCAGGCATAATAAAAGAGGGGATCAAACAGGGTAAGTTTAAAAGGACAGAGCCGCGATATGTCGCATATTTCCTTATGGACCTCATACGTGGTGCTGCTTTTTATAAGCTAATGAATGTTTCAAAAGAGCCTACCCCATATAATTTAAAATCCATCATTAATTTTTATATAAGAAGCCTCGTATCCGGGAGGTAG
- a CDS encoding zinc ribbon domain-containing protein — MPAYEYKCLDCNRVFTAFLSFKEKEQGDVQCPNCGSKNLQQIYSTFHAVTSKKS, encoded by the coding sequence ATGCCAGCCTATGAATATAAGTGTCTTGACTGCAACAGAGTTTTTACAGCATTTCTATCATTTAAAGAAAAAGAGCAGGGAGATGTCCAATGCCCTAATTGTGGTAGCAAGAATCTCCAGCAGATTTATAGTACCTTTCATGCTGTAACCTCAAAGAAATCATAA